TGTGGCTACTGGTCGTTCTAATTGGTCAAGCAGCCATCGGAGTCGCTCAGGCTAGATTGGGCGTTCCTCCCCTGCTAGTTGGTCTCCACATGCTAGGTGCCGCAGTGATCTGTTCCATGCTGACTTTCCAGTGGCTTGCTATTAGGGGCAAGAGCCGAGGCTCAAACTAATGTCGCGCCTATTTTGGTTCAGACGTGACCTCCGTCTGCAAGACAATGTGGCTCTGAACCAGGCGGTGGCCGGTGCAATTAGTGACGGCGACAATCAGGTGCTCCCCGTTTACGCTCTGGACTCCTCAGTTTTCGAGTCGCTCGAGGGCATTAGGCAATGGTCTCTGCACGAGTCCCTCAAGTCGCTGCAGCGCTCGCTGGGTGGCAACCTTTCCGTGGTGCTGGGTTCGCCGGCGGCTTCATTGGTTGACGCTGCTGCTAAAGCTGGCGTTTCGGTCGTCCATGCCACTAGAGCCTTCGATACCCGAGGAGTGGCCGAACAAAATGCGGTCGGTCTGGCACTTAAAGATGCTGGCATTTTTCTTCAACTTGACGATAGCTATTACGCTGTTGCTCCGGGGTCAGTGAAGAAGCCCGACGGCTCCCCCTATCGCGTTCACACACCATTTTTCAAGAACTGGTACCAGCACGGTTGGGCAAAGCCAGTTGCGCTCGCCGAAGGAGCCATTTGGCGCTCGATAGATGGGCAAACGGAGATTCCGCTGCCGACTAAAGATTCACCAATCAAAGTGACTGCTTCGGAGGCTTTTGCCGCTCAAACTTTCGAGCGCTTCAAGCACCGTGCGCTTGAAAATTACGGCGATGACCGAAACCGTGCCGACCTGTCGGGGACATCGCACCTGAGCCATGCGCTGGCCTTTGGCGAGATTCATCCGCGAACCATCCTTGCCGATCTGCAGGATTCTCCTGGCGAAGAAGTCTTCAGAAAAGAGATTGCCTGGCGGGAGTTTTATGCCGATGTCCTTTGGCATAACCCTCACACCGAACACGATTACTACGAACCGCGATTCAAGGACATGCGCTACGACGTTGGCCCGGATGCCGATGCCAAGCTGCAGGCCTGGCAGCAGGGAAAAACCGGTTTTCCCATGGTGGATGCAGGTATGCGCCAACTTTTGGCCACGGGTTGGATGCACAATCGCGTTCGCATGATCGTTGCCTCATTCCTCATTAAGGATCTGCACCTTGAGTGGCAACTCGGCGCTGAGTGGTTCGAGCGCAATCTAAGTGATTTTGATCCGGCTTCAAACGCCCATGGCTGGCAATGGACTGCCGGTTGTGGCACTGATGCTTCGCCGTACTACCGAGTCTTCAACCCAGTACTGCAGGGATACAAGTTTGATCCTCGCGGCGACTACATCCGCAAGTATGTTCCCGAGTTAGCCCACATCTGGGGGCCAGAGATTCACGAGCCTTGGCTAAGGCTGGATGGTCTGTCGCAGGGCTATCCGAGTCGAATTGTCGATCACGCTACCGAGCGGGACGAGTCGCTAGCTCGGCTAAAGGAAATTAAGAAGGACTAGCCCAAGACCAAAGGGTCAACTGCAAGAGCCACAAACAGTAGCGTCAGGTAAATGTTTGAGATGTGGAACAGTGGCATCGGTTTGCTAATTTCACCCGTCTGAGCCTGCTTGAAAATTCTGTGTGCTGCCCAGATAAACCAGATTCCACCCGCGATTGCAGTGGACGAGTAAATCCAACCAAGTCCGGCTACCGGGATTAGCACCCAGGTGCTGACCGCAACGGCCCATGCGTAGAGGACAATCTGCATGGCAACTGTCTTTGGTCCACGCACAACCGGCAACATCGGAACCCCAGCACGCTCGTAGTCATCGCGGTACTTGACTGCAAGAGGCCAATAGTGTGGCGGGGTCCACAAGAAAATAATTAGGAATAGAACCCAAGGGGTCAACGACAGGTCGTTTGTTACTGCCGCCCAGCCGATTAGCACTGGAGCCGCTCCCGCAGCGCCTCCCCAAACGATATTCTGAGGGGTCCAGCGCTTGAGAAGCATGGTGTAAATCAGCACATAGAAAAGCACCGCGGCAAGAGAAATTAGAGATGCCAGCCAGTTGACAAGAAGGCCGAGCCAAAGCACCG
This portion of the Rhodoluna limnophila genome encodes:
- a CDS encoding cryptochrome/photolyase family protein, producing MSRLFWFRRDLRLQDNVALNQAVAGAISDGDNQVLPVYALDSSVFESLEGIRQWSLHESLKSLQRSLGGNLSVVLGSPAASLVDAAAKAGVSVVHATRAFDTRGVAEQNAVGLALKDAGIFLQLDDSYYAVAPGSVKKPDGSPYRVHTPFFKNWYQHGWAKPVALAEGAIWRSIDGQTEIPLPTKDSPIKVTASEAFAAQTFERFKHRALENYGDDRNRADLSGTSHLSHALAFGEIHPRTILADLQDSPGEEVFRKEIAWREFYADVLWHNPHTEHDYYEPRFKDMRYDVGPDADAKLQAWQQGKTGFPMVDAGMRQLLATGWMHNRVRMIVASFLIKDLHLEWQLGAEWFERNLSDFDPASNAHGWQWTAGCGTDASPYYRVFNPVLQGYKFDPRGDYIRKYVPELAHIWGPEIHEPWLRLDGLSQGYPSRIVDHATERDESLARLKEIKKD
- a CDS encoding heme o synthase; translated protein: MLKKTKAYVALTKPRVIELLLITTLPTMVLAEGGMPDLWLVLATLIGGALSAGSANAFNCVYDTDIDKIMGRTKNRPLVTGELTNREALVFSWIIGLASVLWLGLLVNWLASLISLAAVLFYVLIYTMLLKRWTPQNIVWGGAAGAAPVLIGWAAVTNDLSLTPWVLFLIIFLWTPPHYWPLAVKYRDDYERAGVPMLPVVRGPKTVAMQIVLYAWAVAVSTWVLIPVAGLGWIYSSTAIAGGIWFIWAAHRIFKQAQTGEISKPMPLFHISNIYLTLLFVALAVDPLVLG